The Phycisphaeraceae bacterium genome has a segment encoding these proteins:
- a CDS encoding nucleotidyltransferase → MPNPTSTLIDPPIAHADVRRFAEDKVNLPADIAKERRQKVNDLRERLGKWMKDHPDCGLAKSYLSGSLAKGTALRTSSDVDIALYITYDGERKANRQLSNWIAERLRKAYPQMSPDQIEPQEFSVKIKFKEAGVDVDIVPVFYEGDPQDKGWLVSKKTGRLMLTSIPMHIAFTRKRKDAQPQHFAQVVRLIKWWAAEQKAKDANFRFKSFMVELICAHLADGGQDFSDYRKGMEAFFNYIVSTGLKSRIAFKDYYPASDLPGSLPDVVQIFDPVNAKNNVASQYTEANRKLIVEAAQDALNALIEAHTASTKADAVAMWRVVLGTSFRG, encoded by the coding sequence ATGCCAAACCCCACCTCCACGCTCATCGACCCACCCATCGCCCACGCCGACGTCCGCCGCTTCGCGGAGGACAAGGTCAACCTGCCCGCTGACATCGCCAAGGAGCGCCGCCAGAAGGTCAACGACCTGCGCGAGCGCCTTGGGAAGTGGATGAAGGACCATCCCGATTGCGGTCTCGCCAAGTCGTATCTGTCCGGGAGCCTGGCAAAGGGCACGGCACTCCGCACCTCCAGCGATGTCGATATCGCGCTCTACATCACGTATGACGGGGAGCGAAAAGCCAACCGTCAACTCTCCAACTGGATTGCGGAACGCCTCCGGAAGGCCTATCCGCAGATGAGCCCTGACCAGATCGAGCCGCAGGAGTTCTCGGTCAAGATCAAGTTCAAGGAGGCCGGGGTGGACGTGGACATCGTCCCGGTGTTCTACGAGGGCGACCCGCAGGACAAGGGCTGGCTGGTGTCGAAGAAGACGGGCCGGTTGATGCTCACCAGCATCCCTATGCACATTGCGTTCACCCGCAAGCGCAAGGACGCCCAGCCGCAGCACTTCGCCCAGGTCGTGCGCCTCATCAAGTGGTGGGCCGCCGAGCAGAAGGCGAAGGATGCGAACTTCCGGTTCAAGTCGTTCATGGTCGAACTGATCTGCGCTCACCTCGCCGACGGCGGGCAGGACTTCTCCGATTACCGCAAGGGGATGGAGGCTTTCTTCAACTACATCGTCTCGACCGGCCTCAAGAGTCGGATCGCGTTCAAGGACTATTACCCCGCGTCGGACCTGCCGGGGTCGTTGCCGGACGTGGTGCAGATCTTCGACCCGGTGAACGCCAAGAACAACGTCGCTTCGCAGTACACCGAAGCCAATCGCAAACTCATCGTGGAAGCCGCGCAGGACGCGCTCAACGCCCTGATCGAAGCCCACACCGCCTCGACCAAAGCCGATGCCGTCGCCATGTGGCGGGTGGTGTTGGGGACTTCGTTCAGAGGGTAA
- a CDS encoding AAA family ATPase: MNQTDLFEDVITLPDPRGQTDYDRLVGLDEHKARLVKETLLLVDPGQLRDWNKTHHKGELAAVEYFHSRPPLFLLAGDVGTGKTALARSFGNEVAKRARVRVELYALSLNTRGSGAVGEMTRLISGAFKQVREAVGKTRGSDGKAGRGIILLIDEADALAQSREAAQMHHEDRAGVNALIRGVDDLAAERLPVAVVMCTNRLDAIDPAIRRRAAAVFEFARPSREQRLYVLKDGLVGSGITDRELGHLADATGEADGRAYGFTYSDLTQRLIPTLVLDAFPERAVIGKRAVEIAMGLKPTPPFREQAPAAQHGAHHGR; encoded by the coding sequence TTGAATCAGACTGATCTGTTCGAGGATGTCATCACGCTCCCAGACCCTCGCGGGCAGACCGACTACGACCGGCTTGTCGGTCTGGATGAGCACAAGGCCCGGCTCGTCAAGGAGACCCTTCTTCTCGTCGATCCGGGACAGTTGCGTGACTGGAACAAGACGCACCACAAAGGCGAACTGGCCGCCGTGGAGTACTTCCACTCGCGCCCACCCCTCTTCCTTCTGGCCGGCGATGTGGGCACTGGCAAGACTGCTCTTGCTCGATCGTTCGGGAACGAAGTAGCAAAGCGAGCAAGGGTGCGGGTCGAGTTGTACGCCCTGAGCCTGAACACGCGCGGTAGCGGCGCGGTCGGCGAGATGACCCGGCTTATCTCCGGCGCGTTCAAGCAGGTTCGCGAAGCAGTCGGCAAGACCCGAGGCAGTGACGGCAAGGCAGGGCGCGGCATCATTCTTCTCATCGACGAGGCCGATGCGTTGGCTCAATCCCGCGAAGCGGCCCAAATGCACCACGAGGACCGCGCGGGCGTGAACGCCCTGATCCGCGGCGTCGACGACCTCGCCGCCGAGCGGCTTCCGGTTGCTGTGGTCATGTGTACGAATCGCTTGGATGCCATCGACCCCGCTATCCGCCGTCGCGCCGCCGCCGTATTCGAATTTGCACGTCCTAGCCGCGAGCAACGCCTGTATGTCCTCAAGGACGGCCTCGTGGGAAGCGGCATCACCGACCGCGAACTCGGTCACCTCGCCGACGCAACCGGCGAGGCAGACGGTCGCGCCTACGGCTTCACCTATTCCGACCTGACCCAACGCCTCATCCCGACGCTCGTGCTCGATGCGTTCCCAGAACGGGCCGTTATCGGCAAGCGAGCGGTTGAGATCGCGATGGGGTTGAAGCCCACGCCGCCGTTCCGGGAGCAAGCGCCCGCCGCACAGCATGGAGCTCATCATGGCCGGTAA
- a CDS encoding ParA family protein, protein MNVTAPAATTIAIGNQKGGTGKSTITVHLAAALGLSGKRCLIIDLDPAAGATKHLGVPTDRFAGSLELLTTDEPVEALVVRKGMPSNVDLIPSRPQLSEIETSLSRFIDRSRLLERPLAEARGSYDFVLLDTGPSAAFATTVSAYSEAEWFLLSAFPHPLSLAGLDEALRDIADVRRLRNPSLEVLGVVLTNVDRRARRLRSQVKSSLAATAPGRLFQTCITQAVAIPEASGQGCTVFQLPHGEQLVPAGQFIGLAGEVMHRINHRSEFLSGTLQPVASTGHLAESHLLVA, encoded by the coding sequence ATGAACGTCACAGCACCAGCCGCCACCACCATCGCCATCGGCAACCAGAAGGGCGGCACCGGTAAGTCCACCATCACCGTTCACCTCGCCGCGGCACTCGGTCTCTCGGGCAAGCGGTGCCTGATCATCGACCTCGACCCGGCGGCCGGAGCGACCAAGCACCTCGGTGTTCCCACCGACCGATTCGCCGGCAGCCTGGAGCTCCTCACCACCGATGAGCCTGTGGAGGCGTTGGTCGTCCGCAAGGGCATGCCCAGCAACGTGGACCTCATCCCGTCGCGTCCGCAGTTGTCGGAGATCGAGACGTCGCTCTCCAGGTTCATCGACCGCAGCCGATTGCTCGAACGTCCGCTCGCGGAGGCGAGGGGCAGTTACGACTTCGTTCTGCTCGACACCGGCCCCTCCGCCGCGTTCGCGACAACCGTGTCGGCGTACTCCGAGGCGGAGTGGTTCCTGCTGAGTGCGTTCCCGCACCCGCTCTCACTCGCCGGGCTGGATGAAGCGCTCCGCGATATCGCGGATGTCCGCCGGCTCCGCAACCCGTCTCTGGAGGTTCTCGGCGTCGTCCTTACCAACGTCGACCGACGGGCTCGACGGCTCCGCTCGCAGGTTAAATCCTCGCTCGCCGCGACCGCCCCGGGCCGACTCTTCCAGACGTGCATCACCCAGGCGGTCGCGATCCCGGAGGCGTCGGGGCAAGGGTGCACGGTCTTCCAGCTTCCTCACGGCGAGCAACTTGTCCCCGCCGGCCAGTTCATCGGCCTCGCCGGAGAAGTAATGCACCGCATCAACCACCGCTCGGAGTTCCTCAGCGGCACGCTGCAGCCGGTTGCATCCACAGGCCATCTCGCCGAGTCTCATCTGCTTGTGGCGTGA